In Odontesthes bonariensis isolate fOdoBon6 chromosome 9, fOdoBon6.hap1, whole genome shotgun sequence, the following proteins share a genomic window:
- the mtus2b gene encoding microtubule-associated tumor suppressor candidate 2 isoform X3 yields the protein MGHCCCRLPFLPLCCLDQTSENAVVKERELSLELARIRDEVAFSVAHWEQLQQEKEDLERRFEAELQGLRAEQQKELGALEERLKAQHTSETESLQAQQRADLEELRFKQQEQLEEMTDDHEASLMEMETAHNDTLATQQEEQARTVKNLKMAHEQQKKSLEEEFQKIRLSLQDQVDTLTFQNRSLRDRAKRFEEALRKSTDEQIVDALAPYKHIEEDLKSLKEVLEMKNQQIHQQELKICELEKIQAEKNVYLEERLQVLQQQNEDLKERIDKNLAVSRHLSEENANLQVNVEKESNEKKRLSRTNEELLWRLQTGELSPQMTPSSSPIHRPPSGPCSPARPHSYHQ from the exons ATGGGCCACTGCTGCTGTAGGCTTCCCTTCCTCCCTTTGTGCTGTCTGGACCAAACG AGTGAGAATGCAGTTGTGAAGGAGAGGGAACTGTCCCTGGAACTCGCCAGAATCAGGGATGAAGTGG CTTTCAGTGTCGCACACTGGGAGCAActgcagcaggagaaggaggacctGGAGCGGCGTTTCGAGGCAGAGCTGCAGGGACTGCGGGCTGAGCAGCAGAAGGAGCTGGGAGCGTTGGAGGAGCGCCTGAAAGCTCAACACACGAGCGAGACTGAGAGCCTGCAGGCCCAACAACGAGCTGACCTGGAGGAGCTACGGTTCAAACAGCAAGAGCAG CTTGAGGAAATGACCGACGACCACGAGGCGTCTTTGATGGAGATGGAAACAGCTCACAACGACACACTGGCCACTCAGCAGGAGGAGCAAGCCAGGACTGTAAAGA ATCTCAAGATGGCCCATGAACAGCAGAAGAAGTCTCTGGAAGAAGAGTTTCAAAAGATCAGACTTTCACTACAG GATCAAGTGGACACACTGACGTTTCAGAATCGTAGCCTCAGAGACCGAGCGAAGCGATTTGAAGAAGCTCTTCGCAAGAGCACCGATGAGCAGATAGTG gatGCTTTGGCTCCATATAAACACATTGAAGAGGACCTGAAGAGCCTGAAAGAAGTTCTGGAGATGAAAAATCAACAAATCCATCAACAGGAGCTGAAGATTTGTGAACTGGAGAAAATA CAGGCTGAAAAGAATGTGTACCTGGAGGAAAGactgcaggtgttacagcagCAGAACGAAGACTTGAAAGAGAGAATAGACAAGAATCTTGCTGTTTCCAG GCATTTGTCTGAAGAAAACGCCAACCTGCAGGTAAATGTTGAGAAGGAGAGCAATGAGAAGAAGCGGCTGAGTCGCACCAATGAAGAACTGCTGTGGCGTCTCCAGACAGGCGAGCTGAGTCCTCAGATGACCCCCAGTTCCTCCCCCATCCATCGACCCCCCTCTGGACCATGCTCCCCTGCCCGCCCACACTCCTACCATCAATGA
- the mtus2b gene encoding microtubule-associated tumor suppressor candidate 2 isoform X4: MGHCCCRLPFLPLCCLDQTSENAVVKERELSLELARIRDEVAFSVAHWEQLQQEKEDLERRFEAELQGLRAEQQKELGALEERLKAQHTSETESLQAQQRADLEELRFKQQEQLEEMTDDHEASLMEMETAHNDTLATQQEEQARTVKNLKMAHEQQKKSLEEEFQKIRLSLQDQVDTLTFQNRSLRDRAKRFEEALRKSTDEQIVDALAPYKHIEEDLKSLKEVLEMKNQQIHQQELKICELEKIAEKNVYLEERLQVLQQQNEDLKERIDKNLAVSRHLSEENANLQVNVEKESNEKKRLSRTNEELLWRLQTGELSPQMTPSSSPIHRPPSGPCSPARPHSYHQ, encoded by the exons ATGGGCCACTGCTGCTGTAGGCTTCCCTTCCTCCCTTTGTGCTGTCTGGACCAAACG AGTGAGAATGCAGTTGTGAAGGAGAGGGAACTGTCCCTGGAACTCGCCAGAATCAGGGATGAAGTGG CTTTCAGTGTCGCACACTGGGAGCAActgcagcaggagaaggaggacctGGAGCGGCGTTTCGAGGCAGAGCTGCAGGGACTGCGGGCTGAGCAGCAGAAGGAGCTGGGAGCGTTGGAGGAGCGCCTGAAAGCTCAACACACGAGCGAGACTGAGAGCCTGCAGGCCCAACAACGAGCTGACCTGGAGGAGCTACGGTTCAAACAGCAAGAGCAG CTTGAGGAAATGACCGACGACCACGAGGCGTCTTTGATGGAGATGGAAACAGCTCACAACGACACACTGGCCACTCAGCAGGAGGAGCAAGCCAGGACTGTAAAGA ATCTCAAGATGGCCCATGAACAGCAGAAGAAGTCTCTGGAAGAAGAGTTTCAAAAGATCAGACTTTCACTACAG GATCAAGTGGACACACTGACGTTTCAGAATCGTAGCCTCAGAGACCGAGCGAAGCGATTTGAAGAAGCTCTTCGCAAGAGCACCGATGAGCAGATAGTG gatGCTTTGGCTCCATATAAACACATTGAAGAGGACCTGAAGAGCCTGAAAGAAGTTCTGGAGATGAAAAATCAACAAATCCATCAACAGGAGCTGAAGATTTGTGAACTGGAGAAAATA GCTGAAAAGAATGTGTACCTGGAGGAAAGactgcaggtgttacagcagCAGAACGAAGACTTGAAAGAGAGAATAGACAAGAATCTTGCTGTTTCCAG GCATTTGTCTGAAGAAAACGCCAACCTGCAGGTAAATGTTGAGAAGGAGAGCAATGAGAAGAAGCGGCTGAGTCGCACCAATGAAGAACTGCTGTGGCGTCTCCAGACAGGCGAGCTGAGTCCTCAGATGACCCCCAGTTCCTCCCCCATCCATCGACCCCCCTCTGGACCATGCTCCCCTGCCCGCCCACACTCCTACCATCAATGA